A stretch of Cicer arietinum cultivar CDC Frontier isolate Library 1 chromosome 5, Cicar.CDCFrontier_v2.0, whole genome shotgun sequence DNA encodes these proteins:
- the LOC113784938 gene encoding uncharacterized protein isoform X3: MQLDLHCPSNKRRGLLSRLERDLHLFSQLFQIVNIVLQGFEEEIECNVGCLATLAFSHFLTLLNQRVHLPLNFTEWNVVIEDVSHLLNDTLFKDIQHTSLKFTVTPTDLQGYNITLTYLLHELRIVEPNCVKKFREE, encoded by the exons ATGCAACTAGATCTGCATTGTCCCTCAAACAAGAGACGAGGTCTTCTTTCACGCTTGGAGCGAGATCTACACCTATTTTCACAACTTTTCCAG ATTGTAAATATTGTTCTCCAAGGCTTTGAGGAGGAAATTGAATGTAACGTGGGTTGTTTGGCTACCTTAGCTTTCAGTCATTTTCTTACTTTGTTGAATCAGCGTGTGCATCTTCCATTGAACTTTACTGAGTGGAACGTTGTAATTGAAGATGTGTCTCATTTGCTCAATGATACATTGTTTAAGGATATTCAGCACACGTCACTGAAGTTTACTGTCACCCCAACTGACTTACAG GGTTACAATATAACTTTAACCTATCTGTTACATGAGCTACGTATAGTTGAACCGAACTGCGTAAAAAAG TTTCGAGAAGAGTAG
- the LOC113784938 gene encoding uncharacterized protein isoform X1 yields MQLDLHCPSNKRRGLLSRLERDLHLFSQLFQIVNIVLQGFEEEIECNVGCLATLAFSHFLTLLNQRVHLPLNFTEWNVVIEDVSHLLNDTLFKDIQHTSLKFTVTPTDLQGYNITLTYLLHELRIVEPNCVKKVLRGINYVLFREE; encoded by the exons ATGCAACTAGATCTGCATTGTCCCTCAAACAAGAGACGAGGTCTTCTTTCACGCTTGGAGCGAGATCTACACCTATTTTCACAACTTTTCCAG ATTGTAAATATTGTTCTCCAAGGCTTTGAGGAGGAAATTGAATGTAACGTGGGTTGTTTGGCTACCTTAGCTTTCAGTCATTTTCTTACTTTGTTGAATCAGCGTGTGCATCTTCCATTGAACTTTACTGAGTGGAACGTTGTAATTGAAGATGTGTCTCATTTGCTCAATGATACATTGTTTAAGGATATTCAGCACACGTCACTGAAGTTTACTGTCACCCCAACTGACTTACAG GGTTACAATATAACTTTAACCTATCTGTTACATGAGCTACGTATAGTTGAACCGAACTGCGTAAAAAAGGTGTTGCGTGGCATCAATTATGTCTTG TTTCGAGAAGAGTAG
- the LOC101505991 gene encoding serine hydroxymethyltransferase, mitochondrial-like, whose amino-acid sequence MDLMLLVIYVAPTLVKGLELIPSENFTSLSVMQAVGSIMTNKYSEGYPGARYYGGNEYIDMAETLCQKRALEAFRLDPAKWGVNVQPLSGSPSNFQVYTALLKPHDRIMALDLPHGGHLSHGYQTDTKKISAVSIFFETMPYRLDESTGYIDYDQLEKSATLFRPKLIVAGASAYARLYDYARIRKVCDKQKAVLLADMAHISGLVATGVIPSPFDYADVVTTTTHKSLRGPRGAMIFFRKGLKEVNKKGNEVHS is encoded by the exons ATGGATTTGATGCTTCTGGTGATCTACGTAGCACCGACACTTGTGAAGGGGCTGGAACTGATACCCTCAGAAAATTTCACATCTTTATCTGTTATGCAAGCTGTTGGATCTATCATGACAAACAAATACAGTGAAGGTTATCCTGGAGCAAGATATTATGGAGGAAATGA GTACATTGACATGGCAGAAACACTATGCCAGAAGCGTGCCCTTGAAGCATTTCGGTTGGATCCTGCTAAATGGGGAG TGAACGTGCAGCCTCTGTCTGGTTCACCTTCAAACTTTCAAGTTTACACCGCATTGCTGAAACCTCATGATAGAATCATGGCACTTGATCTCCCTCACGGAGGACATCTTTCTCATGGATACCAG ACCGACACCAAAAAGATATCTGCAGTCTCTATATTTTTTGAGACAATGCCTTATAGGTTGGATGAAAGCACAGGATACATTGACTATGACCAG CTTGAGAAATCAGCTACACTCTTCAGGCCAAAATTAATAGTTGCCGGTGCTAGTGCCTATGCACGTCTGTATGATTATGCACGCATACGCAAG GTGTGCGATAAACAGAAAGCTGTGCTGTTAGCAGATATGGCACACATCAGTGGATTGGTTGCAACTGGTGTTATTCCTTCACCTTTTGATTATGCAGATGTAGTGACAACCACAACTCACAAGTCACTTCGTGGCCCACGTGGAGCTATGATCTTTTTCAGGAAGGGATTAAAAGAAGTCAACAAAAAAGGAAATGAGGTACACTCTTGA
- the LOC113784938 gene encoding uncharacterized protein isoform X4, translating to MQLDLHCPSNKRRGLLSRLERDLHLFSQLFQIVNIVLQGFEEEIECNVGCLATLAFSHFLTLLNQRVHLPLNFTEWNVVIEDVSHLLNDTLFKDIQHTSLKFTVTPTDLQGYNITLTYLLHELRIVEPNCVKKLF from the exons ATGCAACTAGATCTGCATTGTCCCTCAAACAAGAGACGAGGTCTTCTTTCACGCTTGGAGCGAGATCTACACCTATTTTCACAACTTTTCCAG ATTGTAAATATTGTTCTCCAAGGCTTTGAGGAGGAAATTGAATGTAACGTGGGTTGTTTGGCTACCTTAGCTTTCAGTCATTTTCTTACTTTGTTGAATCAGCGTGTGCATCTTCCATTGAACTTTACTGAGTGGAACGTTGTAATTGAAGATGTGTCTCATTTGCTCAATGATACATTGTTTAAGGATATTCAGCACACGTCACTGAAGTTTACTGTCACCCCAACTGACTTACAG GGTTACAATATAACTTTAACCTATCTGTTACATGAGCTACGTATAGTTGAACCGAACTGCGTAAAAAAG TTGTTTTGA
- the LOC113784938 gene encoding uncharacterized protein isoform X5: MTIVNIVLQGFEEEIECNVGCLATLAFSHFLTLLNQRVHLPLNFTEWNVVIEDVSHLLNDTLFKDIQHTSLKFTVTPTDLQGYNITLTYLLHELRIVEPNCVKKVLRGINYVLFREE; this comes from the exons ATGACG ATTGTAAATATTGTTCTCCAAGGCTTTGAGGAGGAAATTGAATGTAACGTGGGTTGTTTGGCTACCTTAGCTTTCAGTCATTTTCTTACTTTGTTGAATCAGCGTGTGCATCTTCCATTGAACTTTACTGAGTGGAACGTTGTAATTGAAGATGTGTCTCATTTGCTCAATGATACATTGTTTAAGGATATTCAGCACACGTCACTGAAGTTTACTGTCACCCCAACTGACTTACAG GGTTACAATATAACTTTAACCTATCTGTTACATGAGCTACGTATAGTTGAACCGAACTGCGTAAAAAAGGTGTTGCGTGGCATCAATTATGTCTTG TTTCGAGAAGAGTAG
- the LOC113784938 gene encoding uncharacterized protein isoform X2, translating into MQLDLHCPSNKRRGLLSRLERDLHLFSQLFQIVNIVLQGFEEEIECNVGCLATLAFSHFLTLLNQRVHLPLNFTEWNVVIEDVSHLLNDTLFKDIQHTSLKFTVTPTDLQGYNITLTYLLHELRIVEPNCVKKVLRGINYVLLF; encoded by the exons ATGCAACTAGATCTGCATTGTCCCTCAAACAAGAGACGAGGTCTTCTTTCACGCTTGGAGCGAGATCTACACCTATTTTCACAACTTTTCCAG ATTGTAAATATTGTTCTCCAAGGCTTTGAGGAGGAAATTGAATGTAACGTGGGTTGTTTGGCTACCTTAGCTTTCAGTCATTTTCTTACTTTGTTGAATCAGCGTGTGCATCTTCCATTGAACTTTACTGAGTGGAACGTTGTAATTGAAGATGTGTCTCATTTGCTCAATGATACATTGTTTAAGGATATTCAGCACACGTCACTGAAGTTTACTGTCACCCCAACTGACTTACAG GGTTACAATATAACTTTAACCTATCTGTTACATGAGCTACGTATAGTTGAACCGAACTGCGTAAAAAAGGTGTTGCGTGGCATCAATTATGTCTTG TTGTTTTGA